One genomic region from Vanessa tameamea isolate UH-Manoa-2023 chromosome 14, ilVanTame1 primary haplotype, whole genome shotgun sequence encodes:
- the LOC113398572 gene encoding alpha-tocopherol transfer protein-like, translated as MPDQEVEWNTALVPIKDWLSKQPHLPNDVEDVLLRRFYTSCGQSMERVKRTIDLFFTMRSTAPELFLQRDPWSSEIRRAFEVTDMLPLPNKTKENYKIFIYRLNNPDYDLFNFIDAVKTFFMLADTRLTEEDDIPSGEIPIFDSANITLKFIGKINLSVLRKYMLYTQEAIPIRLKQVHVINTPAYIGKLFALCKPFLKTEVAKLIKFHEPNSDTLYQDVPQDLLPTEYGGKAGSIDQIKRYWIKRVEAKRDWFLANDKNWALDEGLRPNDSHNENQVKDLPGSFRSLAFD; from the exons ATGCCTGACCAAGAAGTGGAATGGAACACAGCGCTTGTCCCCATTAAGGATTGGCTCAGCAAGCAACCTCATTTGCCAAATGATGTTG AGGATGTACTTCTCCGTCGATTCTATACCAGCTGTGGCCAGAGCATGGAACGCGTTAAACGTACCATTGATCTTTTCTTCACCATGCGATCCACAGCACCAGAACTTTTTCTCCAACGGGACCCTTGGTCATCGGAGATCAGAAGAGCATTTGAAGTTAC AGACATGCTGCCTTtaccaaataaaacaaaagaaaactacAAAATTTTCATCTACCGATTGAACAACCCCGACTACGATCTCTTCAATTTCATAGACGCTGTAAAGACATTCTTCATGCTCGCTGACACTCGTCTCACTGAAGAGGATGACATACCTTCAGGGGAGATACCTATATTTGACTCGGCCAACATCACTCTCAAATTTATTGGGAAAATTAATTTGTCGGTTTTGCGCAAATATATGCTGTATACACAG gaAGCAATTCCGATTAGGTTAAAACAAGTACATGTGATCAACACGCCGGCTTACATCGGCAAATTATTCGCTCTCTGCAAACCCTTTTTGAAGACCGAGGTTGCTAAGCTG ataaagtTCCATGAACCAAATTCAGACACTCTGTATCAAGACGTGCCTCAAGATCTCCTACCTACTGAGTACGGTGGTAAAGCGGGCTCCATAGACCAGATTAAACGATACTGGATTAAGCGGGTGGAAGCCAAAAG GGACTGGTTCCTGGCCAATGATAAGAACTGGGCTTTGGATGAAGGATTACGTCCTAATGACAGTCATAATGAGAACCAAGTGAAAGATCTTCCTGGCTCCTTCAGGTCCCTTGCTTTCGATTAA
- the LOC113398573 gene encoding alpha-tocopherol transfer protein-like, producing MTTKPEDSTKYVEELKEWINRQPHLPKNLGNNLLLRFAHSCYYDLEKTKKTVDMFFTVRGACSDLVTNRDPQSAHMQKVMKIINLSQYGISGNRWLWVWQLNDPGLENYDYISDVKFFFLSTDSNFLVSDNLPEEDIVMMDVKDITLRLLTKINLSVARRLAKYQEEAMPIRLKQIHVVNAPPFIDKIYGALKPFIKKEITEMIHFHPPKSDTLYKYLSKDDLPSNYGGTRPSMAELKEEVIENIARNRDALLDETLWRLVDKKKAESSIDSGSFRTLAID from the exons atgaCAACTAAACCAGAAGACTCTACGAAATATGTAGAAGAATTGAAAGAATGGATCAACCGACAACCTCATCTACCAAAAAATTTGG GTAATAATCTCCTGCTCCGGTTCGCACACAGCTGTTACTATGATTTGGAAAAAACGAAGAAAACTGTGGACATGTTTTTTACTGTTAGAGGAGCATGTTCCGATCTCGTCACCAACAGAGATCCCCAGTCGGCCCATATGCAGAAAGTTATGAAAATTAT AAACCTCAGTCAATACGGTATATCCGGCAACAGATGGCTCTGGGTCTGGCAGCTAAATGATCCGGGCTTAGAAAATTACGATTATATATCGGATGtcaaattttttttcttgaGTACTGACTCTAATTTCCTCGTGAGTGACAATTTACCTGAAGAAGATATAGTCATGATGGACGTCAAGGATATAACACTGAGATTGCTAACGAAGATTAATCTCTCCGTAGCGAGAAGACTGGCGAAATATCAGGag GAAGCAATGCCCATCAGACTGAAACAGATTCACGTAGTGAACGCCCCACCATTCATAGACAAAATATACGGAGCTTTAAAACCTTTCATCAAGAAAGAGATCACGGAAATG ATACATTTCCATCCGCCAAAGTCGGAcacattatataagtatttgagCAAAGATGACCTGCCATCCAACTATGGTGGCACTCGACCTTCTATGGCCGAACTCAAGGAAGAAGTCATTGAAAATATCGCAAGGAATCG AGATGCATTGTTAGATGAAACTTTATGGAGACTCGTTGATAAGAAGAAGGCCGAATCATCCATCGATTCCGGATCGTTCCGAACGCTCGCTATCgactaa
- the LOC113398729 gene encoding uncharacterized protein LOC113398729, whose amino-acid sequence MIPKINIMFFRDFVLFLLEDMPVRLKKVFAIDAPSFYDKMYPLIKPALPAEICDVIYFFSDFQSLYKFINKKYLSSEYGGEAQSMYEQNKMWLRYIEDVRLFYLNENIWKADMTKKLKNSKLSID is encoded by the exons ATGATAccgaaaattaatataatgttcttCAGAGATTTTGTACTATTTCTACTG gaaGACATGCCAGTAAGGTTGAAGAAAGTTTTTGCCATCGATGCTCCCTCTTTCTACGACAAGATGTACCCCCTCATCAAACCTGCTTTACCAGCTGAGATTTGTGACGTG atatatTTCTTCTCTGACTTTCAAAGCCTatacaaattcataaataaaaaatacttgtcCTCTGAATATGGCGGCGAGGCACAAAGTATGtacgaacaaaataaaatgtggcTGAGATACATAGAAGATGTCAG acTTTTTTACCTCAACGAAAACATATGGAAAGCTGATATGACCAAGAAGTTGAAAAATAGTAAACTATCCATAGACTAA